From the Juglans microcarpa x Juglans regia isolate MS1-56 chromosome 7D, Jm3101_v1.0, whole genome shotgun sequence genome, the window aatcTGTCGCACACCGTAGTGAATTAggaatattgaataattagtAACCTGCAACCACCCCAACTTTTTCGTTGTTTTTCACACAAGGGGAAGGGAATAATACTGCCACGTGTCGGTCACCAGTTGTTTCCATGATTCCTCTTCCGCCCGATCCAACGGCGATCGTGGCACGCTTTCCCAGGTCATATTTATTGGGCTTCGCTCTTTGACTTTTTCGATCTCTACCAGAATTTATGACCCTGGACACTAATTCCACGCGCAAAAATCACACCCGCGCGCGCAGATTCGTATCTATCTCCCTACGTGTGGGTCCATGGCCACGTCTTTACAAATCCCGTCCATTTACAACGGAGCGTTTGAGCCACGCTCCTTCGTCAGTTGTAGGCTTAATAACTGATCCAAACTTAAACCCATGAGTTTACTTAAACCGTACCCCATAGTCAACGCCCCACCccccaaacaaaacacaaacgtttaaaatacaaaataaataaaaaaagcagaaagagttctttttttcttttctttcttttttttttttttatccgaatttttcttttcaaaagccCCAAAGGTCAACGCTTCTCTCTTcaacctcctcttcttcttctcaccTTCACCttctctctttggctctttcTGAGTGAATCGGCCATGAGATAATAGTCTTATAGAGGGTGTTGATCAGACGGAAAAAAAGTtccattttttccttctttttgggAGATGGGCAACGGTTTGGGAAAGATCACTGTCTGCTTCACCGGCGGCGAAGAGGGTCGCCGGAGACCGGACATCCCGTTTTTATCATCGGAACCTCTTGACGAGGGTCTGGGCCACTCCTTCTGCTACGTAAGACCAGACCCGACACGACTCTCTTCGTCCAAAGTCCACTCCGAAGAAACCACCACCTTCAAAACCATCTCCGGCGCTTCAGTGAGCGCCAACACGTGGACTCCTCTGTCCACGTCCATCGTAGACGTCTATTCCTACCATAGTGTTGATCGAGCCGCGGCGTTCGAGAGCTCCACCTCCTTTGCGTCGATTCCTCTCCAACCAATCCCGAGGAATCTGATGAATTCGGGTCCTATTTCAGGTAACCTGTACGGGATTCCAAGTTCGGGACCTCTGGAAAGAGGGTTCCTATCGGGCCCGATTGAGAGGAGCTTCATGTCAGGTCCGCTCGATCGCGGGCTGTACTCTGGTCCAATCGAAAAGGGTTTCTCTGATCAGTTCCCGAGGAGCTTCTCCCATGGGGGTTTCGCTTTTAGACCCAGATCGAGAAAAGGGAAACTGATTCGGGTCCTTCGGCGAGCAATATCAAAAGCCATGGCTCGAGGACAGCAAAACTCAATGGTCGCTCCCATCAAAGGCGGCGTGGTAAAAGAGCCTGATTGGATTGTTGGGCCGGAGAAGCATCACAATGAGAACTTGACAGTGAGCAGTGTGAATTTTAGCAGCGATGGCAGCTTAGAAGACGACGACTCCTTTGAAAGTCAGAATCTTCAGTGGGCTCAGGGAAAAGCAGGGGAAGATCGGGTCCACGTCGTCGTTTCGGAGGAGCGCGGCTGGTTATTCGTTGGGATTTACGATGGGTTCAACGGCCCCGACGCGCCCGATTACTTGCTGTCGAATTTGTACTCTGCCGTTCACAAGGAGGTCAAGGGTCTATTGTGGGACGACGGGTTTGAATCAGCTACGAGCACAATTACTTCTGCCCGTGCCACTTCCTCCCCTGTTTTATCCCAAACTTCCAATTGCGAGTCGAACTCCAATTCGGAAATGGAAGATTCCGATGGGAATAGCTCGATGAGTCGGACGGCGGGTGATGCTTGTGTTCGCTGCGTAGTGGAGCAGCCAGAGAATTATCCGTGTGCAAGCGGGGATGATGGGAAGCGAAAGGGGGGAAGAACACTTCTAAGAGCACAAAGAAATGGGAGGAGAATCAGAGAAGGTGGCGGTGGAAGTGTGAATGGGACCGGGAGAGAGTGGAGCTCGACCGGAGATTAAAGGAACAGTTACTGAATAGTACTAATAAATCTGGGTTGGATGGTTCGAGAGCTATCAACCACGCGGACGTGTTGAAAGCGCTTTCGCAAGCTCTGAGGAGGACAGAGGATGCCTACTTGGAGATCGCGGACAAGATGGTTGTGGAAAATCCAGAGTTGGCGTTGATGGGTTCGTGTGTGCTCATAATGCTAATGAAGGGTGAGGATGTGTATGTGTTGAATGTGGGTGATAGTCGAGCTGTGTTGGCTCAGAAGGCCGAGCCCGATTATTGGCTTGGAAAGATTCGGGAGGACTTGGAGAGGATCAATGAAGAAACAACGCATGATCTGGAAGTGTCCGACGGAGATAGACCGAATCTGACCGCTTTTCAGCTTAGCGTGGATCATAGCACTAGCGTGGAAGAGGTACGAAGTTCTTTTTTCTAGTGTCGCTTTTAGATCAAGATTGTTTTAGCTGATTGAATGGTTTGAGTAGATTCTCTCTGCGTCTCGGTCTTTGATGGATCAATGTTGGTTTGCATTGCAGGAGGTTCATAGAATAAAGAACGAACATCCAGATGATGCTAGTGCTGTGATGAATGATCGTGTGAAGGGTTCATTGAAGGTCACTCGGGCTTTTGGCGCTGGTTTTCTCAAGCAGGTACCTTAAAATTCTTAGCATCCTAGCTTCAGCCATCTTTCATGATTGGAATTTAATAATGGATAGTTCTTTGGGCTTCCGTTATCAGTTTTGACAAAAGTAAATTCTGAGGACATGGCTTTGTGGAACTCATACTTAGTCCCCTCTGCAAACTGTAGAGCTTGATAAATTGTTGAAAACATTTTCATACTTAACTTTGCGATGTAGGCCGGTTTTAACAGCTATTCATC encodes:
- the LOC121239617 gene encoding LOW QUALITY PROTEIN: probable protein phosphatase 2C 23 (The sequence of the model RefSeq protein was modified relative to this genomic sequence to represent the inferred CDS: deleted 2 bases in 1 codon) — protein: MGNGLGKITVCFTGGEEGRRRPDIPFLSSEPLDEGLGHSFCYVRPDPTRLSSSKVHSEETTTFKTISGASVSANTWTPLSTSIVDVYSYHSVDRAAAFESSTSFASIPLQPIPRNLMNSGPISGNLYGIPSSGPLERGFLSGPIERSFMSGPLDRGLYSGPIEKGFSDQFPRSFSHGGFAFRPRSRKGKLIRVLRRAISKAMARGQQNSMVAPIKGGVVKEPDWIVGPEKHHNENLTVSSVNFSSDGSLEDDDSFESQNLQWAQGKAGEDRVHVVVSEERGWLFVGIYDGFNGPDAPDYLLSNLYSAVHKEVKGLLWDDGFESATSTITSARATSSPVLSQTSNCESNSNSEMEDSDGNSSMSRTAGDACVRCVVEQPENYPCASGDDGKRKGKNTSKSTKKWEENQRRWRWKCEWDRERVELDRRLKEQLLNSTNKSGLDGSRAINHADVLKALSQALRRTEDAYLEIADKMVVENPELALMGSCVLIMLMKGEDVYVLNVGDSRAVLAQKAEPDYWLGKIREDLERINEETTHDLEVSDGDRPNLTAFQLSVDHSTSVEEEVHRIKNEHPDDASAVMNDRVKGSLKVTRAFGAGFLKQPKWNNALLEMFRIDYVGTSPYINCVPSLYHHRLGPKDRFLILSSDGLYQYFTSKEAVSEVELFITLQPEGDPAQHLVEEVLFRAAKKAGMDFHELLEIPQGDRRRYHDDVSIIVISLEGRIWRSCV